Proteins encoded in a region of the Candidatus Moanabacter tarae genome:
- the xseB gene encoding Exodeoxyribonuclease 7 small subunit, which translates to MSGKENKDQSFEEALANLESIIDSMEKGETPLGELVEKFEEGTKLLKTCQKQIKDAELRIEILKEETNETNIDKFELDPEQ; encoded by the coding sequence ATGTCGGGAAAAGAAAATAAAGATCAATCTTTTGAAGAGGCCCTTGCTAATCTTGAATCTATAATTGATTCAATGGAAAAAGGTGAAACGCCTCTTGGAGAGCTCGTTGAAAAATTCGAAGAAGGAACTAAACTCCTTAAAACCTGCCAAAAGCAAATTAAGGATGCAGAACTCAGAATCGAAATTCTAAAGGAAGAAACTAATGAGACTAATATCGATAAATTTGAGTTGGACCCCGAGCAATAG
- the ectD_3 gene encoding Ectoine dioxygenase, producing the protein MISNLQIEQFNRDGFLNGGRILDSAELEEIVDELQRILNIGPDGFKPGDKRPVVFRDLNAAGYEKEDRIIRTSQNPVWQIINIWEASEIFRRLLYHPFIVKAVSLLTSHPDLMVWHDQIQYKPPKHGGATHWHQDAPAWPTISPLTPVSAWIPMDDADEENGCMWMVPGSHRWGPQSEFLRTKRDLNGLQEFRELEGFKPPKGSPIQTINAQPWPVKAGEVSFHHSVTWHGSPMNPSSRPRRAIAIHYMTGEARFNAKGDHLMKEFIQLEDGELMANAGKHFPVVCRNGNPLDFGSGDCGSD; encoded by the coding sequence ATGATTAGCAATCTTCAGATTGAACAATTCAATAGGGATGGATTTCTCAATGGTGGTCGAATCCTCGATTCAGCTGAACTGGAGGAGATAGTAGACGAACTTCAACGGATTCTTAATATCGGACCTGACGGATTTAAGCCAGGCGATAAGCGGCCAGTAGTATTTCGGGATCTAAACGCTGCCGGTTACGAAAAAGAGGATCGAATTATAAGAACCTCACAGAACCCGGTGTGGCAAATTATCAATATTTGGGAAGCCTCAGAGATTTTCAGGCGACTCCTCTACCATCCATTTATTGTAAAGGCAGTCAGCCTTTTAACAAGCCATCCAGATCTCATGGTCTGGCACGATCAAATTCAGTATAAACCACCTAAGCACGGGGGAGCAACTCATTGGCATCAAGACGCACCAGCTTGGCCCACAATTAGTCCTTTGACGCCGGTATCAGCATGGATACCAATGGATGATGCAGACGAAGAGAATGGATGTATGTGGATGGTGCCTGGGAGCCATCGGTGGGGACCACAGAGCGAATTTTTGAGAACTAAGAGAGACTTGAATGGGTTGCAGGAATTTCGAGAACTAGAAGGTTTTAAACCACCTAAGGGTAGCCCAATCCAGACAATAAACGCACAACCCTGGCCGGTAAAGGCAGGTGAAGTTTCATTCCACCATTCAGTTACGTGGCACGGTTCACCAATGAATCCTTCTTCTCGACCGCGTCGAGCAATAGCTATCCACTATATGACTGGAGAAGCACGATTCAACGCGAAAGGGGATCATCTGATGAAGGAGTTTATTCAACTTGAGGATGGCGAATTGATGGCGAATGCAGGAAAACACTTTCCTGTTGTATGTCGAAATGGAAATCCACTGGATTTTGGCTCTGGGGATTGCGGTTCAGATTAA
- the aspS gene encoding Aspartate--tRNA ligase, producing MNRSHHCCELTKEDAGISASLIGWINSIRDHGGILFIDLRDREGLTQVVIDPSDSKFTEVINDLKPESVIEVSGTVKLRSEDTVNLKLKTGSVELEAEKLSIHNSSKTPPFPVNDEKTDNVNEDLRLTYRYLDLRRPGSLNFLKKRHLSYKVVRDFMDDNKFIEIETPLLFKSTPEGAREFLVPSRFNPGKFYALSQSPQQFKQLLMVAGVERYYQIVKCFRDENLRSDRQPEFTQIDIELSFIDREDLYALVEGLLKRLWKDVLDVEIGTPFPRLSYREAMNRFGIDKPDTRFGLELVDLSDIFNDCEFKVFSSAIQSGGVVKAINAKGLADITQGELKETEDAAKSLGAKGLAFIKVENGEWKSPILKFFSEEEKSALNERLKVDDGDIIFFAATTWDRACTIMGRIRLECAQLLSKRGILKFPPGKFNFLWVTDFPLMLYDEEMGGYASAHHPFTAPVPEDVPLLDSDPLNVRGQHYDVVLNGVELGGGSIRIHQSDVQRKVFEDVLEIPADVVENRFGYLLRSFQYGAPPHGGIAIGFDRLVAILCGRESIRDVIAFPKTQKGQCLVTETPSSVNSGQLNELHIELSELVEDAVGND from the coding sequence ATGAATAGAAGTCATCATTGCTGCGAATTGACAAAAGAAGATGCAGGAATTTCGGCATCTCTTATTGGTTGGATTAATTCAATAAGAGATCATGGTGGAATCCTATTCATTGATCTGAGAGACAGGGAGGGATTGACACAGGTTGTAATTGATCCTTCGGATTCTAAATTCACTGAGGTTATTAATGATCTGAAACCGGAATCTGTAATCGAAGTTTCAGGGACGGTGAAGTTGAGAAGCGAGGATACGGTAAATTTGAAGTTGAAAACCGGTTCTGTTGAATTGGAGGCGGAGAAGCTTTCTATTCACAACAGCTCGAAAACTCCGCCATTCCCAGTTAACGATGAGAAGACGGACAACGTTAATGAAGATTTGCGTCTTACCTATAGGTATTTGGATCTTCGCCGGCCAGGCAGTCTCAATTTTCTAAAGAAAAGACATCTGTCCTACAAGGTAGTGCGTGATTTCATGGATGATAATAAATTCATCGAGATAGAGACGCCCTTGCTCTTCAAGAGCACTCCTGAGGGAGCGCGGGAGTTCCTGGTTCCGAGCCGTTTCAATCCGGGAAAATTCTACGCGCTATCACAATCCCCTCAGCAGTTTAAGCAGCTCTTAATGGTAGCAGGGGTTGAACGCTACTACCAGATTGTGAAGTGCTTTCGTGATGAGAATCTAAGATCTGATCGTCAGCCCGAGTTTACGCAAATCGATATTGAGCTTTCCTTTATTGATCGTGAGGATCTTTATGCTTTGGTCGAGGGCCTTTTGAAACGGCTTTGGAAAGATGTCCTCGATGTCGAAATCGGTACTCCATTTCCTAGACTTTCCTATCGTGAAGCTATGAATCGATTTGGAATTGATAAGCCGGATACCCGATTTGGTCTGGAGTTGGTTGATCTCAGCGACATTTTCAATGATTGTGAATTTAAAGTTTTTTCCTCTGCCATTCAAAGTGGTGGCGTAGTGAAAGCGATTAATGCCAAGGGGCTTGCAGATATTACCCAGGGTGAGCTTAAAGAAACGGAAGACGCAGCAAAGTCGTTAGGGGCTAAAGGTCTGGCCTTTATCAAGGTAGAAAATGGTGAGTGGAAGTCCCCGATTTTAAAATTCTTTTCGGAGGAGGAAAAATCAGCTTTAAATGAGCGCCTAAAAGTAGACGACGGCGATATTATTTTCTTCGCTGCTACCACTTGGGATCGGGCTTGTACCATTATGGGACGGATTCGTTTGGAGTGTGCCCAATTGCTTTCAAAGAGAGGAATTCTGAAATTCCCTCCCGGAAAGTTTAATTTTCTATGGGTAACAGATTTCCCACTTATGCTTTACGATGAAGAAATGGGTGGTTACGCCTCTGCCCACCATCCTTTTACGGCTCCGGTACCAGAGGATGTTCCATTACTTGATTCTGATCCGCTGAATGTACGGGGGCAGCATTACGATGTTGTACTTAATGGAGTTGAACTAGGTGGAGGAAGCATTCGTATCCATCAATCCGATGTTCAGAGAAAAGTATTCGAAGATGTATTGGAGATTCCCGCCGATGTCGTCGAAAATCGCTTCGGGTATCTCCTTCGTTCATTTCAATATGGTGCGCCTCCTCATGGCGGAATCGCTATTGGTTTCGATAGGCTTGTTGCAATTTTATGTGGCAGAGAGAGTATTCGTGACGTTATCGCCTTCCCGAAAACCCAGAAAGGACAGTGTCTTGTTACTGAGACACCGAGCTCTGTCAACTCTGGCCAACTCAACGAATTGCATATCGAGTTAAGTGAACTGGTTGAAGATGCGGTGGGTAATGACTAA
- the htpX gene encoding Protease HtpX gives MSEVTILFIVLLVSKSCFELWLEFKNRQYVKEFSGQVPDAYSEFIDNKTYKRSISYTLAKNLFGIWKTVFDTIFLGLVILSGFLPWLFARLDSILGGSSWANALILFLVGMVIAIPSIPWDWWSQFRLEERFGFNKSSQKLWIVDRIKVFVLTLAIGYPVILFLLWIVTISGWWLFASAAVFGLQIVLMILYPMFIMPLFNKLEPLPVGDLRDRLMKLSDRTGFKTKSIQVMDGSKRSGHSNAFFTGFGRFRRIVLFDTLIQQISDTELESVLAHEIGHYKLGHIPRMLLLSALSVLLAFFILSWLLKSPWFYEGFGFSLTEGISPAFILFSLMSGLVSFWFIPFMNCWSRTQEFEADAFASDAVEGYGDLVSSLRKLTEKNLSNLTPHPLYSRFYYSHPTLLERESALRAKWELDT, from the coding sequence ATGTCAGAAGTCACTATTCTATTCATCGTTTTGTTGGTCTCTAAATCTTGTTTTGAGCTCTGGCTAGAATTTAAAAACAGGCAATATGTAAAAGAGTTCTCAGGACAGGTTCCTGATGCATATTCAGAATTCATAGATAACAAAACCTACAAAAGATCGATATCTTACACTTTAGCAAAAAATTTGTTTGGGATATGGAAAACGGTATTTGATACAATATTCCTAGGATTAGTCATCCTTAGTGGATTCCTCCCGTGGCTTTTTGCTAGACTTGATTCTATTCTCGGAGGTTCTTCATGGGCAAATGCTCTTATCCTATTCCTTGTAGGAATGGTAATCGCAATTCCGTCTATACCCTGGGATTGGTGGAGCCAGTTCCGATTAGAGGAAAGGTTTGGGTTTAATAAAAGCTCACAAAAGCTTTGGATTGTAGACAGAATCAAAGTTTTTGTGTTAACCTTAGCAATTGGATATCCGGTGATCCTTTTTCTTTTGTGGATTGTAACCATTTCTGGTTGGTGGTTATTTGCATCAGCAGCCGTATTCGGACTCCAGATTGTTTTAATGATTCTCTATCCAATGTTTATTATGCCTCTCTTTAACAAATTGGAGCCTCTGCCTGTTGGTGATTTGCGGGATCGTTTAATGAAACTTTCTGATCGTACTGGATTTAAAACGAAGTCGATCCAAGTTATGGATGGCAGCAAGAGGTCCGGGCATTCCAATGCTTTTTTCACAGGATTTGGACGATTCCGGCGTATCGTTCTTTTTGATACACTCATCCAGCAGATTTCAGACACCGAATTGGAGTCAGTTTTAGCACATGAGATTGGTCACTATAAGCTAGGGCATATTCCACGGATGCTTTTGCTTTCTGCGCTTTCTGTACTGCTGGCATTCTTCATACTTTCCTGGCTTCTAAAGAGCCCATGGTTTTACGAAGGTTTTGGATTCAGTTTAACCGAGGGTATATCTCCTGCCTTTATCCTCTTTTCCCTTATGAGTGGTCTAGTGTCATTTTGGTTTATTCCATTCATGAATTGCTGGTCACGAACTCAGGAATTCGAGGCCGACGCTTTTGCTAGCGATGCTGTCGAAGGGTACGGTGATTTGGTTAGTTCGCTACGAAAGCTGACAGAGAAAAATCTTAGCAATCTAACTCCTCATCCGCTTTACAGCAGGTTTTATTATTCGCATCCAACGCTTTTGGAAAGGGAATCAGCTCTGCGTGCCAAATGGGAATTAGACACCTAG